A genomic window from Pelagicoccus albus includes:
- a CDS encoding DUF1289 domain-containing protein gives MPKPLATISNHPQYVPSPCIRVCTLSKDGRLCLGCGRTREEIASWLSADQSTRLQIVEQARKRLKRDD, from the coding sequence TTGCCGAAACCACTAGCTACCATTTCAAACCACCCCCAATACGTTCCCTCTCCTTGCATCCGAGTTTGCACGCTTTCTAAAGACGGTCGGCTGTGCTTAGGCTGCGGTCGTACTCGGGAGGAAATAGCGAGCTGGCTGAGTGCTGACCAGTCCACCCGCCTGCAAATAGTTGAGCAGGCCCGCAAACGTCTGAAACGGGACGATTGA
- a CDS encoding DUF4105 domain-containing protein: protein MRIEDLRDFRWKSEFEFEQNWIKSTYKLNYLNGLEVIVVPLADSELAAHVMLSFTFENSEPLLVSVEARREIGEQYSLTAGATRQFELAYVFGTESDLLALRILHRGDIVYSFPIKADRAFIEALLRELADTANSLVDTPKFYQTLRTNCTTTLFEHTNQVLDETLPWEKGILFPAKLGELLHRRKLVDTELGWSDAKQLFRLDERARVEAKRSGFSEALQKIRTTRIISPSAID from the coding sequence ATGAGGATCGAAGATCTCCGCGACTTCCGATGGAAATCGGAGTTCGAGTTCGAACAAAACTGGATCAAATCGACTTACAAACTGAACTACCTTAATGGGCTAGAGGTGATCGTCGTCCCACTCGCCGATTCGGAATTGGCCGCCCACGTTATGCTGTCGTTCACCTTCGAAAATTCGGAGCCATTGTTGGTATCCGTTGAGGCAAGACGAGAAATCGGCGAGCAATATAGTCTGACAGCAGGGGCTACTCGCCAATTTGAGTTGGCATACGTTTTTGGTACCGAAAGCGATCTCTTGGCACTACGTATCCTACACCGGGGCGACATCGTATATAGCTTTCCCATAAAAGCAGACAGGGCCTTTATCGAAGCCCTACTGCGGGAGCTGGCGGATACGGCCAACAGCCTCGTGGACACCCCCAAGTTTTACCAAACCTTGAGGACAAACTGCACCACTACGCTTTTCGAACATACAAACCAGGTGCTGGACGAGACACTGCCATGGGAAAAAGGCATCCTGTTTCCAGCCAAACTGGGAGAGCTCCTCCATCGAAGAAAACTCGTGGATACGGAATTGGGATGGTCAGATGCTAAACAGCTCTTTCGGTTAGACGAAAGAGCCAGAGTTGAGGCCAAACGGAGCGGATTCTCCGAGGCACTTCAAAAAATCAGAACAACAAGGATAATCTCCCCGAGTGCCATCGACTAA
- a CDS encoding glycoside hydrolase family 2 TIM barrel-domain containing protein — protein sequence MSLNTPAVISRTSKVLSLAGQWNFALDPNGVGLDEAWYGKTLPDQARLPGDLTSQGIGNEVTAKTPWIGSVFDPSYYESDRFAEYREDGNVKVPFWLQPELYYSGASWFEKSFEVPESWLGKRIVLFLERTHWKTTVWLDGKEIGSNMSLSVPHVYELGLATNCESHRITIRVDNSLLIDLGENSHSISDHTQGNWNGIVGRLELQAMDPIWVEDLQLYPDAAKKDVKVRGTLKSIFEKRQEITLAAAVAPIGKSQPLEGKCEPCQIAISDEAVAFELVYRFDGDASLWDEFNPFLYEFSLELKELAASEVENYPVRFGFRKIEARDRQLYINGKKLFLRGTLECCIFPKTGHPPTEEEEWKKVYSTVKAHGLNHVRFHSWCPPEVAIRLADEMGVYIQIEAGSWPNQSVSLGDGDGVDGWIEAESNRILDCYGNHASFVLMASGNEPQGDNHEKWLQSWLRRRKKKDRRRLYTGASAWPLISGNDYHIHSEPRIQHWEEGLGSRINALPPETVSDYRVFIREQNVPTVSHEIGQWCVYPNFKEMSKYTGYLKPKNFEIFQKWLADKGMSHLADEFVMASGTLQALCYKEDIESALRTPEMGGFQLLDLHDFPGQGTALVGVLDPFWDSKAYISAEEYRRFASAITPLARFPKRVFQDGESVSIDLELAHYGEKTIEAAVPEWKMLNDEGEVVLAGTLPSRDLPPDGLLPLGIVSLDFKGLATPARYRFVLGIEGTTIENDWSIWLYSKDQESSKLGDPSMVSELDEETEARLNAGETVLLQLDPDRVKGDENGPVQLGFSTTFWNTSWTNEQAPHTMGVLCDPEHPALDGFPTGKYSDWQWWYVIKNAAAMNLDLLPESVNPIIRVVDDWFHVRRLALAFEVKVGKGRLILCSVDLGAKDNPVVTCLRKCLVEYINSEGPSDLLELSVEQIKSLCE from the coding sequence ATGAGTTTGAATACTCCTGCTGTGATATCACGGACTAGCAAAGTTTTGTCCCTCGCTGGACAATGGAATTTCGCCTTGGACCCGAATGGGGTTGGTTTGGACGAGGCTTGGTATGGCAAGACTCTGCCCGATCAAGCTCGCTTACCCGGAGACCTGACTTCCCAAGGAATCGGAAACGAAGTTACCGCCAAAACTCCTTGGATTGGTAGTGTCTTTGATCCTTCATACTACGAGTCCGATCGTTTCGCTGAATACCGGGAAGATGGGAATGTGAAGGTTCCGTTTTGGTTGCAGCCGGAGCTCTATTATTCAGGTGCGTCCTGGTTTGAAAAGAGCTTCGAGGTTCCGGAATCTTGGCTCGGTAAACGCATCGTTCTATTTCTCGAGAGAACTCACTGGAAAACAACGGTTTGGCTCGATGGTAAAGAAATTGGTTCGAATATGAGTCTGAGCGTTCCCCATGTCTATGAACTTGGCTTGGCGACTAATTGCGAATCGCACCGGATCACCATTCGCGTCGACAACTCGCTACTTATCGATTTGGGCGAGAACTCTCATAGCATATCCGATCACACCCAAGGGAACTGGAATGGGATCGTCGGTAGATTAGAACTACAAGCGATGGATCCTATATGGGTGGAAGATTTGCAGCTCTATCCTGACGCAGCGAAAAAAGACGTCAAAGTGCGTGGTACTTTGAAATCGATTTTTGAGAAGCGTCAGGAGATCACTCTTGCAGCCGCGGTTGCGCCGATCGGCAAGTCGCAACCGCTAGAAGGAAAGTGCGAACCGTGTCAGATTGCCATTTCCGATGAAGCTGTCGCCTTCGAGCTTGTGTATCGGTTTGATGGAGACGCCTCTCTTTGGGATGAGTTCAATCCGTTTCTATATGAGTTCTCGCTCGAGCTCAAAGAGCTCGCCGCATCGGAGGTTGAAAATTACCCAGTCCGTTTCGGATTCCGAAAGATCGAAGCAAGAGATCGGCAGTTGTACATCAATGGTAAGAAACTCTTTCTGAGGGGGACTTTGGAGTGCTGTATATTCCCTAAGACGGGACACCCTCCTACGGAGGAAGAAGAGTGGAAAAAGGTTTACTCCACGGTAAAGGCACATGGCCTCAATCACGTGCGTTTCCATTCTTGGTGTCCACCGGAAGTGGCAATCAGACTCGCCGATGAGATGGGAGTCTACATTCAGATTGAGGCTGGCTCTTGGCCTAACCAGAGCGTCTCGCTTGGCGACGGTGATGGAGTGGATGGATGGATCGAAGCTGAGTCGAACCGCATTCTTGATTGCTATGGTAACCATGCCTCTTTTGTTCTGATGGCCTCAGGAAATGAACCGCAGGGGGATAATCATGAAAAGTGGCTGCAAAGCTGGTTGAGGCGTCGCAAGAAGAAAGACAGACGCAGGCTGTACACGGGAGCGTCCGCTTGGCCCCTTATTTCCGGCAACGATTACCACATCCATTCTGAACCGAGAATTCAACATTGGGAGGAAGGTCTCGGCTCTCGCATCAACGCGTTACCGCCTGAAACGGTATCAGACTATCGGGTGTTCATTCGAGAGCAAAATGTCCCCACCGTGAGCCACGAAATCGGGCAATGGTGTGTGTATCCAAACTTCAAGGAGATGTCTAAATATACCGGCTACTTGAAGCCGAAGAATTTTGAGATTTTCCAAAAATGGCTTGCCGATAAAGGCATGTCGCATCTGGCGGATGAGTTTGTGATGGCCTCCGGTACTTTGCAGGCACTCTGCTACAAGGAGGATATCGAGTCGGCCCTCCGGACGCCTGAGATGGGCGGTTTTCAGTTACTCGACTTACATGACTTTCCCGGGCAGGGAACGGCGCTAGTCGGAGTCCTCGATCCCTTTTGGGATTCAAAGGCTTACATCTCTGCCGAAGAATATAGACGTTTCGCTTCAGCTATCACGCCGCTGGCCCGATTCCCAAAGCGAGTTTTCCAAGATGGAGAATCTGTGAGCATTGATTTGGAATTGGCTCATTATGGCGAGAAGACAATCGAAGCGGCTGTACCCGAGTGGAAGATGCTTAATGACGAAGGGGAAGTGGTACTAGCGGGAACGCTACCCAGCCGTGATTTGCCTCCGGATGGTTTGTTACCGCTCGGTATTGTTTCCTTGGATTTCAAGGGACTGGCGACTCCGGCCCGCTACCGTTTTGTTTTGGGAATCGAAGGGACGACGATTGAAAACGATTGGTCGATTTGGTTGTATTCAAAAGATCAGGAATCTTCCAAATTGGGAGACCCGTCGATGGTGTCTGAACTGGATGAGGAAACAGAGGCTCGATTGAATGCGGGAGAAACCGTTCTGCTTCAGTTGGATCCAGACAGGGTTAAGGGAGACGAGAATGGTCCGGTTCAACTCGGCTTCTCGACGACTTTTTGGAACACATCCTGGACCAACGAACAAGCTCCTCATACGATGGGCGTCCTCTGCGATCCGGAACATCCAGCCTTGGACGGATTTCCGACTGGGAAGTATAGCGATTGGCAGTGGTGGTACGTTATCAAAAATGCGGCGGCCATGAACTTGGACCTACTACCCGAATCGGTGAACCCCATCATACGGGTGGTGGATGATTGGTTCCACGTCAGGCGTCTTGCTTTGGCGTTTGAGGTCAAGGTTGGAAAAGGACGTCTGATCCTCTGTAGCGTGGATCTAGGGGCCAAAGACAATCCGGTGGTTACCTGCCTTCGCAAATGCCTCGTTGAATACATTAATAGTGAGGGGCCATCTGATTTGCTGGAGCTGAGTGTTGAGCAGATCAAATCGCTTTGTGAGTGA